Part of the Temnothorax longispinosus isolate EJ_2023e chromosome 5, Tlon_JGU_v1, whole genome shotgun sequence genome is shown below.
cagaTATCTAATAGATATCTACATACGTGTAtaaaagctaaaaaaaaatgctattaattaatttaaaaaaaacattgaaaaagtttgaaatctcaaaaaagTCGATATAAATCAGTTTCCATTTTCTTGTTGTCAAGAGCAATTGTTAAGAGAATAGTTATTTCAAGTGGTTAAATAATGTGAGATcttataattgcaattactccaacaaaacatttagaaagatattgtaaaatgttatcaaaacgtacttgaaaatattttgatatgttATGATGCAGGCTCGAAGTTTATCGGCAGTAACCACAGAACGCATCTGTATGcctaacaatttaaatttgaagaCAGCTTGCCACAATACAGCGATTACCACCATGTCGACAACTATAGTAATCGAACATTGTGAAACGGAAAACAGGTTCATTCCGTAAGCCACACAGTAAATCCAAAACTCGGATATTGGGAAAGGATACACGACGTTTAGTGGCAAAGATCTACCTGTTATTACTGGCGTAAGAACAAATATCAATGCGCcagtaatatatatcattgctAAAGAAATGTATACTGCACACGTATTACGCATGAATTTTTCCCTCATAGTTTTTTCATAAGGCGTCCATATTCGAACACATTGCTCGatgtcaaataataatttctgcaAGACCATTTGAATTGGTTTTACATTATGTTATAACAATAAGATACAATAAATTCGGCAAACAAATTTATGTAAGgtaatttgtataaatcaaTAAGCAAGAAATGAGTATTGGAACGAAGGATTATATTgctatatatgtgtaaaacatgcaatttatatgttattgttTGAACGCAATAACATgaatattcatattaaaaaaacgcaatttcttaatttaaaggTGAGAGAGAAAactatacttaaaaatatatacactgttgaaaaatttgtgttaaatataacataaatcacatgtccaaaacggtccactcaaatttttgtgttaatttaacataatatggatgtgttaagTGGTAACActgatattatgttaaaatattttaacagaaaggaaatgtaattctgatcgtaatttaaagttaattatgtgtacaattaacataacttttatgttgaagttgagattgtaagataaaatcaacactctatTTCTGTAAagtttaacacatttaataaatacgttcaaattgtgttactttaacatattttttaagttattttaattattttacattttgaatttgtaaaattcaattaacatagcaggcatatgttaaatctacacacgtatgtgttgattattttacacaaaaattttaacaaggactTTTTTTAACACACAGAACCTCTGTTTTCAACAGTGTATGTACAATTTTCACAACACCTtgacggaaagttcgactttccatgcttgtagagaggggcgaaagtgGCCAATTTCATGCCAGGGCTTACTTTCCTTCCTaggaaagaaaattgatacttTCTGCCCCGTTAGCCCTGTATATAGCGGGCAGAAAGTATCAATTTTCTTCCCTAGAGAAAAAAGTAGACCCGGCGTGAAAATTGATCACTTTCACCTGACTCTATACAGGTATTTAAAAGTCGAACATTTCCGTgaaggtgttgtgaaaaatatcgtgtgcaccacgggtcgaaagctttttcagactcgtgtgattGTCGCCCTCGCCTTCGAGCTTTGGCTCGGGcggcaaacttcacactcgtctgaaaaacgcaGCTTTCTCCCCTTGatacaatatacaaaaaatactattaaaattaaaaataataattttgttttgtattttctctcaacaatttaataaaacatattatcACTAATTTCGTCTGAGTTTTAAtttagtataaattaattttaataaataaattaataattatactgcACGCAATAATACTGCAGTATTAACCTGTAATTGTTGTTTTCGTATTCTACAgtagaaaagattaaaaactGCTTCTGCACTGAATACCAACTCCACCACTGTTTTCATcgtattaaagaaatttgtcCGATCGAAGGGAAACATGCtcttaatatataagaaacattGATTTGTCATATTCACTATGCAAATACaccaaaaaattgtataaatgaAAGTTTTAAGTTTCCcagctttaaaatttaatggcCAAATGGCAGTAAATGTCCCCCATACACGTATCGCGTGTAACACCCTGTCgtaattcatgaaaatattCATTTGTGAAGTATTAAGTTTGCACTGTTTCTTCCTTTAACTTGTAAATGAActgtaaattaataagttattGATATGTTTACACAATTatcattacatattttattttaatatataaaaatatgacgatattaatttataccgATAACATATTCGCAAATTACtgctaaaacaaaaataattgcacAACTAAATAAACACAGTATGACTTTCACGGAGGATTGAGAAAAAACTAGCCTCGCATCCCATATCATGTAGGTTATATTAGACACGTAAAATCATTACTTAtgtcatttaataaaataatcattttgatGAGAACGAAGGCGTGTATTCACGACATCTGTTTCgctttattactttattaatggataaagCCATCAAGTTTACTTTGCGATATTGCGTAAATTCTATTTGTATCACAATAGTCCTTAATTCAAAGTAACGTTTGTTAAATCTCTgtgtatttattgtttaataatttttcaacagGAAAATCAATGACAAGGAAATAGgaaaatttcatgttttttgttagcatgtattatattaaattaaaatattaatgttatacatatattgaataattattattatatactctaagctttatataataaaataaaattcctaatatataacatatatcacGGTTTcttaactatttttacttacaTAATGTTCTAATAAAgttctaataaaataagaagtGCATACATGCCAAAAGAAAGTGActataggtatacatataaaatttaaaaaatctagattaaattgttttcattaaaagcttcattttcgagaaaaataactACGAATTAGCCAGTTATACATACGTGTGTGGCGGCTGCGTGCGCCTCTATCGAACGGCAGTCCGGCCACCACATGAGCAACATTAGTCAGCTGCGCCACAGGCGAGCACGCTTTTTCGCGAGCATTCAGCTGCAAGCTTGAAGCTCGCGCAAGCTCCATGCGTGTCCGCTAGGCGCCGCGAGGGACCATGAACGATCTCGATAGGAGAATCCGCGTCGGCTAGGTTTACAAGTGAGCCTAACCGTTGGCCGATTAACTGATATTATATagctttttataattgtagCAAATGCATTCTAGTTTCTatgctttgaaaaattgcgttaaaattaataaaaaaatgcaaaatacacgttaaaaacagtatatatgtttttgtCTCAACATTTTGTGTTATGCGCAATCAATTTCGTCTTTTTAGTTGTGACCATTTCACTTTATAGCGTAGATAAATTTTTGCCTTCGCGCCGTAAGGCGGCTGAAacaatttgaaacttattctgtgtttcgaaaatattcgcCGTAGCGAAATTCATATCTTATCTGTAcacattgtaaatatttatctattataagTGACACAGACTAAGCCAACTTGATCTATTATGTATACAACACGGAGTCGTCATTGTGAAGAAACTTCAAACTGCACAATGCATATATCCGACGTCTCCACGTATACACTTACtcgattaattatatcttttgcTTCGACTATTAAAGTTGATATTCACAATATCTATCtacaatattacataaaatctacataatgtatataatattatttaatatagcaattttatttgttaaaaatgattatagatcacatcaattattaattatagaaattatgttaaatatagaaattatgtttatccatatatttattcagagatttttatacattttgtatctatatattttttgatatctttttacataaattttattaaactacTTTTTTGCCTTTTCTTATGGTGCTACTGTACCTTACCGTGCGCAATAAATAATCAGCTGGCCATGCGCAGATAAAGACTTCTACAAGAGCGGATGCGCCAATGCCAAAAAATTGAGCTTTTACCGTTAAAGGTTGTCgctgtgtaaaataatattttaacacaagTAATGCAACGTAAACCAAATTTAGATTACATTtacaatagaaagaaaaaagttagTGTTTAAACagaattctaattaaatttttcattttttttttttttaaatgaatgaTGTAATGTGCTCAGTAATGTGCTAAAATAtagtatctttatataaatgtttataaatttcatcactaattacgtaaatatattattagacgTGTTTGTGATACAAAGCTCATATGCTTCTGCGATCatcaataagatatttatgcgaacaaatctatttaatttaacaatatttaaccAGTATATACactggaaaaataaaatagaaataactcACACTCAAAATAGTAAGGCCGCTAAGTACCACTCCTATGGTACTGATTCCTATCGTTGACAATGCTATGTATCGAACTGTCATAGTAACATCTTTTGCATATCTGTAATTGGATGTTAATTACTGCCGTTCtcaatttctaatattatattattatacacattctactacaattaattatagtaatgTGCGagttaattagaaataatataaatatatcaaaatacgtaattattttcaaataggATACTTTGCgcagtaatatattaattaccgTAATAGTCGCTGATGCAGCTGTACGCAGATTATGAATTCTGAGATGCTTGTAATCTTTTGAAATTTCTGGGACAGGATTTCGAATCTTGCTGCCACGAACCAAAGCAGAAGAGCTACGAATATATTGCCACATACTTGCACACCTACTTGATATATAACCATTGCGTGATGCAGGTAGATGATAGTCTTCAGCGGTTGTTTGTTCACATCGAATGGATACTCTACTTCAATTGGAAAGGGTTGGGACAGCAATAATGGTCCGAAGAGCACTGTGATTTCGGTTACGGTTATCAAGCACATTGTCGTAGCGTAAAATAATTTGGATTTGTTAATATATCGctgatatatattcttttcttctaattttgcTTTCTCGATATAATCTTCCATTTCACATATTATTGTctgtataaatgtattatataatctttcatTAACGAGATTAATGAGATTCAAAGGTGCTTTCACATATATATCagttacatattatatattgattaaaatagcaatattttcggtatacctacatattttatttgtaatttttttaagttcttGGCAAATTAAACTTTGCACAAATGTAAAGTATAGTTTGATTAAAacaagtaattattattgttacagaTAAGTTTTCTATGTGTATAatgtatgatataaaatagtaaatatgtAGCAGATATTATTGCTTCtttcgtaatatttataaaagagtgCATTTAAGAAAGGATaggttattgaaaaataaatttctttttaggtgcgattattaaaacaattcaattttgctaaataacatttttttaaaataagaaacatgAACAGGTAAAAACAGAGAAAAGTTTATAAACGGTGATAGTGAAcggtaataaaattgatagtGGAATCAATTAAGTGAAGGttttgtttaactttttttacatgtactttataagatttgaaaaacgataaaattacCTTCTTAATAAATTCGAAAAAGTTGAAAGATGTTGCAATTCTAAACACTTTGACGtacaaacaaaacaaaaagatTTACCAAATTTCACATACTAGTCCATTTCTTAGTTGTTCCTTTCGCCTAAAGAATTTTaatgtcataaaatatattttgatgtaaataataataagagtaGATCAGaagatctgaaaaaaaaaccggCCAAGATTTCATGATGTCAGATAATTTAGTGTCTATAGTGATTTGGCTAcggataattttatatgtaattgttgataattttatattaattaaaattatattaatttacgatGTGTATATTAAGTTACTCTATATTTGTGCAAAgcttgatatatatattcttttttttgcttGTTAAAATGTACAAGCAAGActaattctaaaaaattgtatatgtataatatttttatattatgttatagaATTTATAGACATAGATTTTAAGTgtgtagaataatatttttatatataatttaatactgaATTAtgagtaaataaatatgtaaatataaataaatgtatatacaagGTACGCGGAAAAACTAAAGTTACAAACATCTAAGAACGATAGAGGGGACTGGAACAAACGTGTTTTGCTTATAAAGTGGTAGTCGGAAATGCTTCCTTTTTGCTTAGGCACTGAATGAAGGGTGACGATTGGAAAACGGCTATACcaaaacgttttatttgaTCCGGTTATCTTCAAGTGGAAAAGCATTTATGACGCTGTGTGTACAATTACATGTGACAGTTTTAAAAAGGTaagtaaaagttttttttttccttttgtaAAGGTATGCTCCTAACGCAGTACATCTAGGAAAAAGGAAGCAATTTCGAATTCCGACTATCATTGTATAAGGAAAAACGTTTGTTCCAATCCCCTCTATCACCCCTAGAAATTTGTATTTCTAGTTCTTCCGCACTCTGCATATGTTTACACATATCTCTTggtattaaaattgttttttaaatgtctataatattaaaaatgaagtgATAAGAGATTGAAAGAgagattgcaataaaaaagattctttaaAACTATATCACACAAATTTAGATTCTTCTTAGATTTCTATATTGCTTAATTTTTCTAGATTTATATTATGGCTTGATATACCTTGATATCTGATACAAATAAGTtgaaattgcaataaattcaacataaatgtatattgtcTCTTACTTGTAAACGATCACTTTGAAGCGTGAACAATGTAATTTGTATCGGAATATGCAGAGCAGCGGTCAGCTCACAGCACTCTTTCATTACGAGAATCATACTATCACACTTGTGgcttaatgtatatattaatgatattgaCATCAAAGTGCCATTTAAACAACATAACAACCGAAATATTTTGTCgcgaattttttgaaattttgtagCTTGTATCGGAAGTGGCCAACAACATGCAAAAGTCAGATGTACTTTTAAGAACACAATGATCTTTTCTAGCGTGAATATCTCTctcataataataacaatctTGCAGACTAGACTATTAGAGATAGAAAATAACGCACTTATTACGATTCGCACTTTACTATACAATACTCCTCCAAGAATTCGAGGAAAGAATAATCGTGCGATGTACATAATGCTTGTATATTGAACGCTTAGGTTACACTTACAGtgcattcatttatattttaacgctAATTGTACTTTTCTCTGGCAGAGGGTTGCGTGCGGAACTATCGCGTGGCAGAAattataagagaaagaaaaaggaagtaATAAATTAGACGAGATATatcctttctaaaaaaaggcatgttaaGTCGATACTCGCATATCTCAAAGTTTATTGCtgccgcttttccgcgatgccaaTTACGATCAAAACTATACTCGGTTCTCTCGCTGtgcttacttcatttgcagctgtcatcgtATTTTTGACTGTTGTGTGTATACTGTGTATCAAgaagttaatagtgtaatagtaatagcataatgttaaagctaaatagcgcgcgcaaagcgcgcgtctgtggtgcctgtattacataaaatgtacataatgtatataatattatttaaacaattggATAAATTGTTAGATCCGCCAGtgtgtagttaaaaataaatgcgtgtgtagttaaaaataaatttaatattatttaatatagcaattttatttgtttttaattaattttatttgtctctTGTTCGCATTTTGTTTACATTAGTTTCCAATTTCtctaaacaaataatttactttacaaatttgattaattttttatgcaaaactGCCTTCTTTGTAATTTGTAGGTACTATGTGCTTTGGGATATTCCGTATTTTAGGATaacaagaatttttgaaatgtccgtttatgcatttataaattatattaagtaatgcagtgaagaacaaaaaaatgatgttATTCTACCAATcgcaaatacatttttattattaatttctaattttgcgtTACTGACACAGATGCAGatatagtttaaaatatttacagtgatgcttaataaattttctatgcattaaaaaagtataatacacACAGTAGATTACATTTGCAGCCCATCCTCGACAGCAAATATTGCTCGAAAGGTTGTCAAATAGGTAAACGTAGTTGACAAATACTGCcacatgtaaatatatagttttgaTCGTAAGTatcaataatgtataataataattgaaaattactaTAAATCTGCAcgaatatcttaattattaaataatttcaatcaaataatgTCTTAatctctaattatttattttgaatttacatatagatataaaagattaataagttaaaaaaaatgataaaaagtaattaaattcataaattattatgttcaagattattaatatttgatcaCTAAATCACTCATTGTCAGATTAATTGCCgtgaataatttaacataCGACTTACAGAGGCATAGTAATTAAGTGAAAGAGCAGGTAGCAGACATGGTACAGTTAGAGTTACAGGATGTTGACATCGCGAcacaatatataacaaattctTCTGTAAAGATACTTCCTTGCTGTACCATGACGATTCATATCCAGCATAGCCAACATCGTTGCtctgaaatattaaagttttatattttaatctcataagattatacattctttaaaatcaagataaagaaacagtcattaatataatacgtatatttttttctatgagataaaaattgattatagatcacatcaattattaattatagaaattatgttaaatatagaaattatgtttatccatatatttatttagagatttatatacattttgtatctatatctttttttatatctttttacatcaattttattaaactacTTATTTGCCTTCTTATGGTGCTATTGTACCTTACCGTGCGCAATAAATAATCAGCTGGCCATGCGCAGATAAAGACTTCTACAAGAGCGGTTGCGCCAGCGCAAAAAAATTGAGCTTTTACCGTTAAAGGTTGTCgctgtgtaaaataatattttaacacaagTAATGCAACGTAAACCAAATTTAGATTACATTtacaatagaaagaaaaaagttagTGTTTAAACagaattctaattaaatttttcatttttttttaaataaatgatgtaATGTGCTTAGTAATGTGCTAAAATATagtatctatttatataaatgttcatAAATTTCATCACTAAttacgtaaatatattattagacgTGTTAGATACAAAGCTCATATGCTTCCACGATCatcaataagatatttatgcgaacaaatctatttaatttaacaatatttaaccAGTATATACactggaaaaataaaatagaaataactcACACTCAAAATAGTAAGGCCGCTAAATACTACTGCTATGGTACTCAATCCTATCGTTGACAATGCTATGTATCGAACTGTCATAGTAACATCTTTTGCATATCTGTAATTGGATGTTAATTACTGCCGTTCtcaatttctaatattatattattatacacattatactacaattaattatagtaatgtgagagttaattagaaattaatataaatatatcaaaacgtaattatttttaaaaaggatACTTTGCgcagtaatatattaattaccgTAATAGTCGCTGATGCAGCTGCACGCAGATTATGAATTCTGAGATGGTTTTAATCTTCTGAAATTTCTGGGACAGGATTTCGAATCTTGCTGCCACGAACCAAAGCAGAAGAGCTACGAAGATATTGCCACATACTTGCACACGTACTTGATATACAGCCATTGCATGATGCAGGTAGATGATAGTCTTCAGCGGTTGTTTGTTCACATCGAATGGATATTCTACTTCAAGTGGAAAGGGTTGGGACAGCAATAATGGTCCGAAGAGCACTGTGATTGCGGTTACGGTTATCCAGCACATTGTCGTAGCGTAAAATAATTTggatttgttaatatattgctgaaatatattcttctcTTCTAATTTCGCTTTCTCGATATAATCTTCCATTTCACATATTATTGTctgtataaatgtattatataatctttctttAACGAAATTAATGAGACTTAAAGGTGCCTTCACATATAtcagttatatatattgattaaaatatagcAATATTTTCGGTACacctacatattttatttgtaatttttttaagctcTTGGCAAATTAAACTTTGCGCAAATGTAAAGTATAGTTCGAttgaatgtaattattattgttacagaTAAAAGTTTTccatatgtataatgtatgatataaaatagtaaatatgtagcagatattattacttttttcgtaatatttataaaaaaatgcatttaagaAAGGATAGGTTGATATTGAAgaaaagatattgaaaaataaattcctttTTAGGTGCGATTATTAACACAATTCAATTTTgctaaataacattttttttttaaataagaaacataaaCAGGTAAAAACAGAGAAAAGTTTATAAACGGTGATAGTGAACGGCAATAAAAGTGATAGTGGAATCAATTAAGTAAAGGTtttgttcaacattttttgtatgtaCTTTATAAGATTtgaaaaacgataaaattactttcttaataaattcgaAAAAGTTGAAAGATGTTGCAGTTCTAAACACTTTGAGGTACAAACAAAACGAAAAGACCTACTAAATTTCACAATTTACATACTAGTCCATTTCT
Proteins encoded:
- the LOC139813242 gene encoding odorant receptor Or2-like yields the protein MVLQKLLFDIEQCVRIWTPYEKTMREKFMRNTCAVYISLAMIYITGALIFVLTPVITGRSLPLNVVYPFPISEFWIYCVAYGMNLFSVSQCSITIVVDMVVIAVLWQAVFKFKLLGIQMRSVVTADKLRACIITYQNIFNYVREIDYTINYILLKLTISTSAYVISSGLLILNNAPLVEISVFLMITSISIWRLFVCCWSVQAVTDMSYNISWQIYDSPWTNASPNVRQTILMIVQRCQKPIAVSGSKFIPEISIKFCGKVLSTTFSYFMALRTILR
- the LOC139813239 gene encoding uncharacterized protein isoform X3, translated to MLFGPLLLSQPFPIEVEYPFDVNKQPLKTIIYLHHAMVIYQVGVQVCGNIFVALLLWFVAARFEILSQKFQKITSISEFIICVQLHQRLLRYAKDVTMTVRYIALSTIGISTIGVVLSGLTILSRQPLTVKAQFFGIGASALVEVFICAWPADYLLRTVRYSSTIRKGKKVV
- the LOC139813239 gene encoding uncharacterized protein isoform X1, with the protein product MHCKCNLSVQYTSIMYIARLFFPRILGGVLYSKVRIVISALFSISNSLVCKIVIIMREIFTLEKIIVFLKVHLTFACCWPLPIQATKFQKIRDKIFRLLCCLNGTLMSISLIYTLSHKCDSMILVMKECCELTAALHIPIQITLFTLQSDRLQTIICEMEDYIEKAKLEEKNIYQRYINKSKLFYATTMCLITVTEITVLFGPLLLSQPFPIEVEYPFDVNKQPLKTIIYLHHAMVIYQVGVQVCGNIFVALLLWFVAARFEILSQKFQKITSISEFIICVQLHQRLLRYAKDVTMTVRYIALSTIGISTIGVVLSGLTILSRQPLTVKAQFFGIGASALVEVFICAWPADYLLRTVRYSSTIRKGKKVV
- the LOC139813239 gene encoding uncharacterized protein isoform X2 produces the protein MEDYIEKAKLEEKNIYQRYINKSKLFYATTMCLITVTEITVLFGPLLLSQPFPIEVEYPFDVNKQPLKTIIYLHHAMVIYQVGVQVCGNIFVALLLWFVAARFEILSQKFQKITSISEFIICVQLHQRLLRYAKDVTMTVRYIALSTIGISTIGVVLSGLTILSRQPLTVKAQFFGIGASALVEVFICAWPADYLLRTVRYSSTIRKGKKVV